TCGCAGACCAGCTTCCGCCGCGACTCCTACACGTCCGCCGCTCTGCTGATCACCCCCAGCGCCTTGACGGGCTCGCCCGCGTTTCAGGCGTCGCGGCTCGCTGCGGGACAGGGTCTCCAAAGCTCCGCAACGTTTGACGGTTTTTATGCGCAGGCTCAGCTGTTCTTGACTGGCGAAACGCGCATCACCGCCTACACGGACATCGAGCACAATATCAACACGCCCTACACCTTCTCGACGGCGCCCAAGATCCTCAATCCGATCAGTAAGGGCGGTTATGGAGCCTGGGAAGTCGCGGCGCGTTGGAGCTCGATCAATCTCGACAACGGCTCGCAAGGGGCCTGGAGCTATCTTCCGGCCTATGGCGCGCTTGGCCTCGTTCCCGGCGTCGCCACCCCCGGCAGTCTATTCCCGGCTGTTCTCGCCGCGAATTCGGTCGGGCTCACCGGCGGCCGCGTCAACAAGATCACGCTGGGCCTGAACTGGTATCCGGAAAAGGGCTACCGCTTCCTGTTCAATTACGGCCGCGTCCTTGCCAATGTCGCGCCATTCAACCAGCCCTGGCTCAGCTCGAACGACACCAACTCCTTCCTCACCCGCGCGGAAGTCTGGTGGTAACAGTCTCTCCCATCTGACTCTCAAGCAATCCCGCTGGGTTCTCCCGGCGGGATTTTCATTTTGATCTACCTTTGCGGGAACCGGATCCGAGGCGAAATCTCTTCACTCGTGCCACATCCGGATCAGATCGCCGATGATTTTGAGCTGCAGATCGGCGATCGCGTCATGTCCGTTCTTTTCCATATAGGCGCCAAGGACGGCATTGAGATCGCGTAGAACTTTGCGGCGGCCTTCGTCGCGGATGCGGCTCTTGACCCAGCCGACGCAGGCGAGACGGCTGCCGCGCGTCACCTTGGCGACGCGATGCGTCAGGCCGGTCGAATAGACGAAGATGCTGCCGATTTTCGGTTTGACCTTGATGAGCCCGTGCTCCTGCTCGAGCACAAGTTCGCCGCCATCGTAGTTGCTGTGATCCTCCAGAAACAAAGTGAAGGACAGATCGCAACGGACGCCTTCCATGATCGGCGAATCCGAATGATTGCCGTATTCCATTCCCTCGTCGTAGCGATTGATGATCACGCCGACGAGCTTCTCCGGCATCGCGAAGAGGTCGACGCCCGGATGCGCAAGAATGAGCGACTTGATCTCGTCGAGGACTTTGCCCGCCTTCCGCTCGTCGAGCTGAAGATTTTTCTTGACGTTCGCCGCCATTCCGCCGGCCGTGGACGCCCCCGAAGCAAAGGGCGCGTTGAGAATGCGCTGGCGGAACCGCGCGCATTGGTCTTCGTCGAGGAAATCATCGATGAGCAGCACGTTCGTCGCCTTCTATAGGAATTTCTCGCAATGCATCCCTCGCCACGCTCTACGAGAACATGCTGTTACGATAAAGCGGAGCGGACTGCGTTGTGATCGGCTTATGAGCCTCCGATCTTGCATCGGCCGCATACTGGAGTGCACGCCAAAATGCCTAAAGATCGCGGGCGCAGCAAGTCTGGCTCTCTGGAGGAGCGGACATGTTCTCGCGATGGCGGAGTTCGCCTAACGGAAGCGGGAGCAGGCGTTGTTGGAGGACCAAGCGCCGAGCAGGCAAGAATGTCGCTAACCATTCGTTAAGGTTAACGCCGCACCCTCGCGCCGGACATAAATGGACGTGCGGGACAGGACTTGGCGATTCGGCGGGAGAAGCGGGCAGTCATCCTGGCGACGATGGGCGCATTGCTCTCGACCAGCGCCGGCGCATCCGATAGCGCCATCGAGGCGCGATTGCGCATGCTTGAAGCGGAGATCGCCAGGCTTCGTCCGCTGGAAGCCGAGGTCGCTAAGCTGCGTCAGGACGCCCGGCAGGCCAAATTGCAGTCACGAAACGCGTCCTCGAAGGACCGCTCACAGCAAAGCGCAACGAACATCGCAAATGCCGCTGTGTCCAAAGGGTCGTCCGATACGCCCCCACGGCCGCCAGTCTTTGTCAGCTTCAGGAACGGCCTCTTCGTCGAGACCGAAGACAAGGCGTATAGCTTCAAAGTCGGCGGCCGAATTTTACTCGATGGCGGCGGCATCGCCCTGCCGCTTAACGGTTTCGACAACCAGGTCGGCGGCCGGCAGCTTCGCCTCGAGGTCGAGGGCAGGGCGGCGGGCATCTACTTTTACAAGTTGCAGTATGATTTTGCTGGAACCGCTCAGGTGACCGGCAACAATCAGGTGGTCAGCGGCATTCGCGACGCCTATTTTGGCATCCAAAGCCCGCTGTTCACGCTGCCTTTCGCCAAGGAGCCGGCCTACGTCATGGTCGGCAGCATGTTCGAGCCGTTCAGCGTCGAGGCGATCAATTCCTCAAAATACCGCGACTTCATCGAACGCTCGCTTGCGGTCGACACCTTCCAGCCGGATCGTCATATCGGCCTTGCAATGGGCGCCTACGGCGACGACTGGACCTTCAAGGGCGGCATCTTCAGCACCAGCTTTGGCGATGCGAGCCTGAACCCCGCGCGCGGTTATCCGGCCACCTGGGGCATTCCGCGACTTTACATACCCAACGCGGGCGGCGGCGCGCCATTCCCGTCCAACACGACTTGGTTCCAAGCCACAGGAGGCGGGCAGTATTTCGACGTGACCGGCCGCTTGACCTATGCGCCGATCCACAATGAGCATGATCTTCTCCACGTCGGAGTCTCCGGCCGCTATCATCAGCCAAACGACTCCACGGCGGCGAATGACGATCGTGTTCTGGCGCTGGGCGATCGCGTCAGATCGGAAGCCAATATCCTCGGCCAGGGCCTCATCGGCACGCCGGATCTTTCCTGCGGAACGATCGTCGGACCGGTTCCCCAAAACCTCTTCAACAGCTCCGCCTTCGCCGGAAAATGCACCAAGAGCGTCGAATCTTTCGGCGTTGAATTGGCTGCGTCGCATGGGCCGTTCGGCATCCAGGCGGAATATTTCGGCGCCTTTTACAACCGCGATCAAAATGCGATCAACCGTGCGACCTATCTAACGGCGGCTTCGGCGGCGACCGGCGCCATTCCCGTCAACGGCTCTCTGGTTCCGTTCAATCCGGGAGGACGGTCGGCCTATTTCGACGGGTATTACGTCCAGGGCACCTATTGGATCACCGGCGAAGAGCGCGCGCAGTCCTACGATATCCGCGACAAGAACGGCGCAACTTTTGGTCAGCTCAAGATCAAAAATCCCCTCAGCGCAGGCGGTTACGGCGCCTGGGGCTTGGCTGTGCGCTTCAGCTCCGTTGATCTCAACAACGGGCCCTACAACGGGAATACCCTCTATAACTTGCTGGCGCTGACGACCTTCGTCACGCCAAATCCATTCGCCCGGACCTACATCGCCAACGCCGGGATAAACGGCGGCCGTCAGCAGAATCTTACGATCGGCGTGAACTGGTACCCGGACGTGGGCGTCGCATTCCAGGCGAACTGGACGCGCGTGATGAACGTCGTTTCGCCGTTGAATCTATACAACGGTGGTCCGCTGCCCATGCTTCTCGGCGCCAATTATACCGGCGCGCATCCCAATTTGTTTGAGGTTCGCGCCAAGGTTTATTGGTAAGCGGCGCCACTCTGAGGAAACGCCCGCCGGCGGGCGTTTCCTTGCACGCCCTGCGATGCTATATCTTCTGGAATCTAATCCGCCGAAAGGGAGCGTTCGGCTTCGCCGATGAGGTCGCTTGTGACGACGCTCAGGCGCCTTGTGGGGCGTCCATTTCCCCGGCGCTACGGGTTGAGAACGCGCATGAACCGCTATGACCGCCAGCCTCAGCCCGCTGAAGAGGCTGTCGTCGAATATCTCGACGGCGAATATCGCGTGCGCAAGCCCGGCGCGTATGTGCGCTGCGCGGTGACCGGCGAGCCGATCCCGCTCGAGGATCTGCGCTACTGGAACGTCGATCTGCAGGAGCCTTACAGCGGGCCGCACGCCAAGCTGATGCGTCTTGGCGTCAAGAAGCCCGATTAAGCATCGGAAAGGCGCGCTTCATCCGCCTTGCGCAGCCCGCGAAGCGCCTCGTCCAGAACGACGGCGTCATCGAAAACGAGAGTGACGGGTAGCGTATCGACGCCGAGCATCGCAAGCTGACCGCCCATTCGCGCCGCATCCTTTTCCGTCGTGACGAGCCGCGCGCCATGTTCCTGCCGCAACTTCGATAGCGTCGCGTAATCTCTTTGCGTGAATCGGCGGTGATCGGCGAATGAGACCCGCGCCGCGACTTCGGCGCCGGACGCCTCCAACAAGCTGAAGAATTTCTCTGGCCGCGCGATTCCAGCGAAAGCGACGACGCGCGCGCCTTGCATCGCGTCGGTGGCGTTCGCGTCGGGCGCCAGACGCGCGGCGATAATTGGTTTGTTCGCGCGCGCTGCGATGTCGCGCCCGCGCAGGCCGTCGCCGATGACGACGAGCAGATCCGCCGCCGCAAGCTGCGCATCGAGCGGCGCGCGCAACGGTCCGGCCGGCATGCAGCGGCCATTGCCCGCGCCATAATCCGAGTCGATCACGATGAGCGTCAGCTCGGGCGCGATGCGACGGCTGTGGAAGCCGTCGTCGAGAATGACGACGGTGGCCCCGAGGCGCTGCGCCAGGTCTGCGCTCGCAATTCGGTCTGCGCCGACGATCGTCGGCGCGACTCCCGCAAGCAGCAGCGCTTCGTCGCCGACGTCGTCCGCGCCGTGATGCGTCAAGTCCACGACGAAGGAGGACGTTCCGCCGCGCCTGCGGCGATAGCCCCGGGTGAGAAGGGCGGGGCGCTCTCCCGTCGCCTCGAGGCGTTGCGCGAGGGCGATGGCGAGAGGCGTCTTGCCGTCGCCGCCCACAGTCAGTCCGCCGACGACGATGGTCGGCAAATTGGCGCGCGGCGCTTCACGCGCGAGTCGCGTGCGCGCGATGGCGCCGTAGAGCGCGCCGAGCGGAGACAGGAGCCGCGCCGTCGCGCCATCTTCACGCCAGAACGCGGGCGCGCGCATCTCAAAAAGCGGCGCCGCGCGCGACGCTCATTGCTGGGCCACCGCCATTTGCGCGAGATAGGGTTCGACGGCGGTCATGATGCCGCGCGAGGCGCCGCCCAGTCTCTCGACGGTTTCCGCGGCTGCGCGTCCCATCTTGCGCATGCGCGCGGGTTCGGCGAGGAGATACTGCGCGGCCCGCGCCAGCGATGCGGCGTCTGTAACGCGCGCGGCCGCTTTTGCGGCTGCGAGCTCGCCATAGGCTTCGGTGAAGTTTTCGACATGCGGGCCATGAAGAATCGCGCAGCCGAGCTTCGCCGGCTCGATTGGATTTTGTCCGCCGCCGCCGGGCAACAGCGACTTGCCCATCAGGACGACCCCGACGCTTCGGAAAATGAGGCCAAGCTCGCCGACGCTGTCGACGATATAGACGTCGACGTCGCGTCGCGGTTCGCTTTCCTGCGAACGCAAGGCCGCAGTCAATCCTCTGGCGCGCGCGGCTTCGACGATCTCGACGCCGCGCTCCCAGCGCCGTGGCGCAATGATCGTCAGCAGCGACGGGGTTTGCGCGGCCATGTCGACATGCGCGTCGAGCACGAGGTCTTCTTCGCCGGGATGGGTGGAGACCGCCGCCCAGGCTGGCCGCGCGCCGATCGCGCCATTGAACGCGGCAAGTTTTGCAGAGTCGGCCGGCGGCGGCGGCACGTCGAATTTGAGATTGCCGGCGATGCGCACGCAACGCGCGCCGAGCGCCAGAAAGCGGGCCGCATTATCTGAATCCTGCGCGAGGCAAAGATCGACGGCGCCGAAGACGGATTTCGCCGCGCCGGGAACGGCGCGCCAGCGCTCGGCGGATTTGCGGGAGATGCGGGCGTTGGCGAGAACCAGCGGCGCGCCGCGCGCGCGCACGGCCGCGACGATATTGGGCCAAAGCTCCGACTCGGCGAAGACCGCGATGTCGGGACGCCAATGATCGAGGAAGCGTTCGACGAATTTCGGGGCGTCGATCGGCGCATATTGATGAAAGGCGCCCGCCGGCAAGCGCGCGCTGAGAACGCGCGCAGACGAGACGGTGCCGCTTGTCACGAGCACTTCGAGTCCGCGCTGAATGAAGCGGTCGATGAGCGGCAGCAGCGACAGGCTTTCGCCCACGCTCGCGCCGTGCAGCCAAACGAGTCGTCCGCGCGGTCGGGGGCGATTCGACTCGCCCATGCGTTCGGCCAACCGCGCGGGATCTTCCTTGCCATGGTTGGCGCGCCAATTGAGCGCGGCGCTGGCGAAGGGCGTCGCCGCGATCGTCGCCAGCCGGTACACTGTCAGAAGCGACATGTTTCCTATCTATTAAGAATCCGGTCCACATGCGCCATCTGACGGCGTTTTGTCCGCGCGCGCCCGGCCAACCGGAACGACACTTCTATGCCTGATAAAACCGGCGAATTTTGGAAGGCCGCCTATAGCTTCTCCACATCCGGATCGAGCAGCCGATAAAGGTGAACCACGAAATAACGCATATGCGCATTGTCCACCGTGGATTGCGCTTTCGCTTTCCATGCGGCGAGCGCGCTATCATTGTCCGGATAGATGCCGACGATGTCGAGTTTGCCCGGATCGCGGAACGCGACGCCGTCGAGCGTCTCCAGCTCGCCGCCAAATACAAGATGCAACAGCTGTTTTTCTTTCTTCGCCGAGGTTGCTTGCGTCGTCTTGTTCATAATTTTCCTTCCAAGACCTCCCGCGCCAGCGCGAGGCTATCGTCGAACAGCGATTTCGGAGCCGCGATGAGCATGTCGCGGGCGAGCGACGCGCGATTATAGGTGAGCGCGACGCCCTCCGGCTCGCTCAACATGGCGCCCGCTTCTGCGAGGAGAATATCCGCGGCGGCGATGTCCCAGTCGCGCGCATTGGGCGCGGCGACCACGATATCATGCCGGCCGGAGGCGATATCGGCAAGCCGCAGCGCCAGCGAGGGCGTTCGCGGCGCCATCACGAATCCCCGTGGCGACGCCGCCAAGCGGTCCTGCATCGTACGAGGCGCGACGAGCGCTGCGCCGGCGATTTCCGCGCGCTGCGGCGCGATGAGGGGGGAGCCGTTGAGGAAGGCCCCGAGTCCGAGCGCCCCGACATAAGTCTCGCCCAGCGCCGGCGCGTGGATGATCCCGGCGACCGGCCGGCCGCCAACCACCAGAGCGATGGAAACCGACCAGCGCGCGTCGCCGCGCGAGAACGCCAGCGTTCCATCGATCGGATCGACGACCATCAAGGCGTCGCGCGTCAGGCGCTCGGCCGTGTCGGCGCTCTCTTCAGAAAGCCACGCTGCCTCGGGCGCGATCCGCGCCATCTCCTGGAACAGGAACCGATCGACCGCGAAATCGGCCTCGGTGACCGGCGAGCCGCCGTATTTGTAGGAAACCGCAGCGGTCGTCCGCTCGCCCGCGCGGAAATACGCCATGGCGATCTCGCCGGCCCTGCGCGTGACGCTCTCAAGTTGTGGAAGAAAAGCGGCGAGTTCCGCTTGGCTGGAGCCCATCATGAAGAGGAGTAGGCGAGGCGCCGGCGGGCCGCAAGCAGGCGCGCTGCGCAGAATAGGAGCAATTTGAACGAATTCGTTTTCATGGACTTCACCCTCATCGCCTAAATCATGCGTAGAAGCAATGATTTACGTGCTGTTCACCAGGCTTTTTAGCGCCTTCGCGGGCAGGCTGCGGCAATATGGGGCCGAGACGGAATTCAAGCCGCAAGGAGCGATCGATGGTTGAGGCCAATACCGCGCGCCGGATCGAGGAAAATGTCTTTGTTCAGCGTGATCGCCGCGCCGACGGCGGGGCGCGGCGCATCCGCGTCACTCGGGACGACGTTTTGATCTCCCGTCGCTTCAGCGGCATCTCCATGGTCATCTCGGTGCCCGTCGCCGCCTATTGCGGCGTTGCGCTCGAGGTGCAGCCCGCGGACGACGGATCGGCGCGCTACGTTCTTTCGCTGGCGCACAGCGACCCGGACCTCGACATTCTTCTGAGCGAGACTCAAGACTGCGGCGCCGCCGCCTCCGACTGGCGTCACTGGGCGGCCTGGCTTGGGCTGCCGCGGGTCACCGAGGAGGATGGCGCGTTGCGCTCGCGCGAGAGCGTTGGCGAAGAGGTCGCCGCCGCCTTCGCGCGTCGGCGCTGCGAGACCAGTTTGGGCAAGCGTCGTCCACGATTTCTCATTCGCCGCAAGGCTGGCGACTCCCGCCGCACCAAGGTCGTGTATGGCGCAGAGCGCGAGATCATTTCTTATGAATGAAGCGTCTCCTGCGCGGCCGACGCGCCAAGGACGATCTTCTCGAAGCCTTCGCGGATTTCCTGCTCCTTGAGCTTCCTGCCGATGAAGACGAGGCGCGATTCGCGCTTCTCTCCTTCTTTCCATTCTCGCTGCAAATCGCCATCGAGGATCTGATGGACGCCTTGGAACACGAACCGCCGCGGCTCGTCCTTGAAGGCGATGATTCCCTTGCTGCGCAGAATGTCCGGTCCGTCGCGCTGAATCAGATCGTTCAGCCACGGAACGAATCGTTCAGGGTCGACCGGGCCGTCGTGGCGGATCGAGACGGAATGCATCTCGTCGTCATGGAAATGCTTCATCCCGGCGTGAGGCGCGTGATGATCTTCATGCGCATGGCCATGGCCATGCTGATGATCATGGTCGTGATGATCATGGCCGCAATCTGGACCGCATTCGTGATCATGGCCATCGTCATGGTCGTGACCCGACTCCTCGGCTTCGAGGAACGCCGGCTCGATCTCCAAAATCCGGTCGAGGTCGAAGGCGTTCCGCTCCAAAACCGCCTGCAGGGGAACGTCCGACCGCACCGCGCGATGTAAAGCGGCGTAAGGATTGATCGCGCGGATGCGGCCTTCGACTTCCGCGAGTTCATCGGCTGAAACGAGATCGGTTTTGTTCAAGACGATTACATCGGCGAAGGCGATCTGACTCTTCGCTTCCGGCGCGTCCTTCAGCCGTTCGCTGAGCCATTTGGCGTCGGCGACCGTCACCACCGCGTCGAGCCGCGCCGCCTCCTTGACGTCAGCGTCCATGAAGAACGTCTGCGCGACGGGCGCCGGATTGGCGAGCCCCGTCGTCTCGACGACGATCGCGTCGAACTTGCCGCGTCGGCGCATCAGGCCCTCGATGATGCGAATGAGATCGCCGCGCACGGTGCAGCAGATGCAGCCGTTGTTCATCTCGAAGACTTCTTCGTCGGCGCCGACGACAAGGTCATTGTCGATGCCGATCTCGCCGAATTCATTGACGATGACGGCGTAGCGCCGGCCATGCTGCTCGGTGAGAATGCGATTGAGAAGCGTCGTCTTGCCGGCGCCGAGATAGCCGGTGATGACGGTAACGGGGATTTTCTCGGTCATTTTTTCTCCTACGGAGAAGGCCGTCGGCATTGGGCAGTCGGAACGCGTACATCCGATTGCCGACTACCGACTGCCTACTGCCGGTCACGGCGCCAGCGCTTTGGCCAGTTCTTTCACATTATGACGCATCATGTCGATATAGGTTGCGCCATCGCCTTTGGCGTCCGACAGCGCATCGGAATAGAGGACCCCGCCGACTTGGGCGCCGGTCTCGCTGGCGATGCGCTTGGCGAGGCGCGGGTCGGCGACATTCTCGACAAAGACCGCCCGAACCTTATGCGCCCTGACCGCGTCGATGATCTTCGCCACGTCGCGGGCGCTGACGTCAGCCTCCGTCGACACGCCCTGCGGCGCGATGAATTCGACCCCGTAGCGCGAGGCGAAATAGCCGAAAGCGTCATGGGTCGAGACGACGCGGCGACGCTCCTGGGGAATGGCGGCGATCGCCTGCTGGATTTCGGCGTCGAGCGCGTCGAGCTTGGCGAGATAGGCGTCGGCGTTGGCCTTATAGGTCTGAGCCCCGTCAGGATCGACCGCCGTCAGCGCTTCCCGGATCGCCTCGACGTAAACTTTAGCGTTGGCGACGTCTTGCCAAGCGTGCGGATCCTGTCCCTCTTCGTCCTTTCGCGCAGTGACGCCTTTGCCTAAGGTGAACACCTCGCCCTTGCTTTTGGCGGCAGTGACGAGACGGTCGAGCCAGCCTTCAAATCCGAGCCCGTTGACGAAAATCAGCCGCGCGTGCGCGATGCTGCGGCCGTCGGCCGGACTGGGCTGGTAGACATGGGCGTCGCCGTCGGGTCCGACGATGGTGGTGACGGCCACCCGGTCGCCGCCGACCTGTCGCACAAGATCGCCGATAATCGAAAAGCTGGCGACGACGGGAATTTTCTGCGCCTCCGCCATCGCTGGCGCGATAAATGCGGCGAATGAAAGCGCGAGCGCGCTGCGGCGTGTCAGCATCGTTCTATCCTTCGAGATGCCGGCGCGGCCGCTTTAGCCGCAGCACGCCGCCGGCGCGGCCAAAAATCATCGAGAACAAATAGACGACGCCCGCGGCAAGAATGATGGCGGGTCCCGTCGGCGCGCTGGTCTCGTTGGAGAAGACGAGACCGCCGTAACAGCAGAGGGCGCCGATTGCCGCGGCGAGGGGCAGGGCGATGGCGAGATCGCGCGTCCACAACCGCGCCGCAGCGGCGGGAAGCATCATCACGCCGACGGCCATCAGCGTGCCGAGCGCATGAAAGCCAGCGACGAGATTGAGCACCACCAGGGCGAGGAAGAGGAATGGCGTGAAT
This window of the Methylocystis hirsuta genome carries:
- a CDS encoding Fe2+-dependent dioxygenase, which encodes MLLIDDFLDEDQCARFRQRILNAPFASGASTAGGMAANVKKNLQLDERKAGKVLDEIKSLILAHPGVDLFAMPEKLVGVIINRYDEGMEYGNHSDSPIMEGVRCDLSFTLFLEDHSNYDGGELVLEQEHGLIKVKPKIGSIFVYSTGLTHRVAKVTRGSRLACVGWVKSRIRDEGRRKVLRDLNAVLGAYMEKNGHDAIADLQLKIIGDLIRMWHE
- a CDS encoding CobW family GTP-binding protein produces the protein MTEKIPVTVITGYLGAGKTTLLNRILTEQHGRRYAVIVNEFGEIGIDNDLVVGADEEVFEMNNGCICCTVRGDLIRIIEGLMRRRGKFDAIVVETTGLANPAPVAQTFFMDADVKEAARLDAVVTVADAKWLSERLKDAPEAKSQIAFADVIVLNKTDLVSADELAEVEGRIRAINPYAALHRAVRSDVPLQAVLERNAFDLDRILEIEPAFLEAEESGHDHDDGHDHECGPDCGHDHHDHDHQHGHGHAHEDHHAPHAGMKHFHDDEMHSVSIRHDGPVDPERFVPWLNDLIQRDGPDILRSKGIIAFKDEPRRFVFQGVHQILDGDLQREWKEGEKRESRLVFIGRKLKEQEIREGFEKIVLGASAAQETLHS
- a CDS encoding metal ABC transporter substrate-binding protein, whose translation is MLTRRSALALSFAAFIAPAMAEAQKIPVVASFSIIGDLVRQVGGDRVAVTTIVGPDGDAHVYQPSPADGRSIAHARLIFVNGLGFEGWLDRLVTAAKSKGEVFTLGKGVTARKDEEGQDPHAWQDVANAKVYVEAIREALTAVDPDGAQTYKANADAYLAKLDALDAEIQQAIAAIPQERRRVVSTHDAFGYFASRYGVEFIAPQGVSTEADVSARDVAKIIDAVRAHKVRAVFVENVADPRLAKRIASETGAQVGGVLYSDALSDAKGDGATYIDMMRHNVKELAKALAP
- a CDS encoding DUF6101 family protein, translated to MVEANTARRIEENVFVQRDRRADGGARRIRVTRDDVLISRRFSGISMVISVPVAAYCGVALEVQPADDGSARYVLSLAHSDPDLDILLSETQDCGAAASDWRHWAAWLGLPRVTEEDGALRSRESVGEEVAAAFARRRCETSLGKRRPRFLIRRKAGDSRRTKVVYGAEREIISYE
- the lpxK gene encoding tetraacyldisaccharide 4'-kinase: MRAPAFWREDGATARLLSPLGALYGAIARTRLAREAPRANLPTIVVGGLTVGGDGKTPLAIALAQRLEATGERPALLTRGYRRRRGGTSSFVVDLTHHGADDVGDEALLLAGVAPTIVGADRIASADLAQRLGATVVILDDGFHSRRIAPELTLIVIDSDYGAGNGRCMPAGPLRAPLDAQLAAADLLVVIGDGLRGRDIAARANKPIIAARLAPDANATDAMQGARVVAFAGIARPEKFFSLLEASGAEVAARVSFADHRRFTQRDYATLSKLRQEHGARLVTTEKDAARMGGQLAMLGVDTLPVTLVFDDAVVLDEALRGLRKADEARLSDA
- a CDS encoding DUF2093 domain-containing protein — protein: MNRYDRQPQPAEEAVVEYLDGEYRVRKPGAYVRCAVTGEPIPLEDLRYWNVDLQEPYSGPHAKLMRLGVKKPD
- a CDS encoding 3-deoxy-D-manno-octulosonic acid transferase; amino-acid sequence: MSLLTVYRLATIAATPFASAALNWRANHGKEDPARLAERMGESNRPRPRGRLVWLHGASVGESLSLLPLIDRFIQRGLEVLVTSGTVSSARVLSARLPAGAFHQYAPIDAPKFVERFLDHWRPDIAVFAESELWPNIVAAVRARGAPLVLANARISRKSAERWRAVPGAAKSVFGAVDLCLAQDSDNAARFLALGARCVRIAGNLKFDVPPPPADSAKLAAFNGAIGARPAWAAVSTHPGEEDLVLDAHVDMAAQTPSLLTIIAPRRWERGVEIVEAARARGLTAALRSQESEPRRDVDVYIVDSVGELGLIFRSVGVVLMGKSLLPGGGGQNPIEPAKLGCAILHGPHVENFTEAYGELAAAKAAARVTDAASLARAAQYLLAEPARMRKMGRAAAETVERLGGASRGIMTAVEPYLAQMAVAQQ
- a CDS encoding porin, translated to MAIRREKRAVILATMGALLSTSAGASDSAIEARLRMLEAEIARLRPLEAEVAKLRQDARQAKLQSRNASSKDRSQQSATNIANAAVSKGSSDTPPRPPVFVSFRNGLFVETEDKAYSFKVGGRILLDGGGIALPLNGFDNQVGGRQLRLEVEGRAAGIYFYKLQYDFAGTAQVTGNNQVVSGIRDAYFGIQSPLFTLPFAKEPAYVMVGSMFEPFSVEAINSSKYRDFIERSLAVDTFQPDRHIGLAMGAYGDDWTFKGGIFSTSFGDASLNPARGYPATWGIPRLYIPNAGGGAPFPSNTTWFQATGGGQYFDVTGRLTYAPIHNEHDLLHVGVSGRYHQPNDSTAANDDRVLALGDRVRSEANILGQGLIGTPDLSCGTIVGPVPQNLFNSSAFAGKCTKSVESFGVELAASHGPFGIQAEYFGAFYNRDQNAINRATYLTAASAATGAIPVNGSLVPFNPGGRSAYFDGYYVQGTYWITGEERAQSYDIRDKNGATFGQLKIKNPLSAGGYGAWGLAVRFSSVDLNNGPYNGNTLYNLLALTTFVTPNPFARTYIANAGINGGRQQNLTIGVNWYPDVGVAFQANWTRVMNVVSPLNLYNGGPLPMLLGANYTGAHPNLFEVRAKVYW
- a CDS encoding DUF4170 domain-containing protein, which gives rise to MNKTTQATSAKKEKQLLHLVFGGELETLDGVAFRDPGKLDIVGIYPDNDSALAAWKAKAQSTVDNAHMRYFVVHLYRLLDPDVEKL
- a CDS encoding 3'(2'),5'-bisphosphate nucleotidase CysQ; the protein is MMGSSQAELAAFLPQLESVTRRAGEIAMAYFRAGERTTAAVSYKYGGSPVTEADFAVDRFLFQEMARIAPEAAWLSEESADTAERLTRDALMVVDPIDGTLAFSRGDARWSVSIALVVGGRPVAGIIHAPALGETYVGALGLGAFLNGSPLIAPQRAEIAGAALVAPRTMQDRLAASPRGFVMAPRTPSLALRLADIASGRHDIVVAAPNARDWDIAAADILLAEAGAMLSEPEGVALTYNRASLARDMLIAAPKSLFDDSLALAREVLEGKL